From a single Haladaptatus sp. R4 genomic region:
- a CDS encoding type II secretion system F family protein, whose translation MGNSIGSGSSLGILDRALYALFSRHADHRRHDRDRKRYRATDVNASFDVFLSRTYGLSWVVFLALFAWTGVLILAIPPSVLAHLVSFFHGGVPVLEKLTIPSVSRVDAAAILAVVCATVGKRTTVWFGGLYLGWAASARRSNIERTLPGAVRYLRALSSGSDDLIAMLRKVADREESYGETAVAFRKVLNKAALTGSVDDGLRIVARDTPSRDVLAPFLLKFREHAEQGPDTLEQYLQMEGRMLSHSQSRSHEQAQDFLELLAEMFIVLLVIPALLVIVLTVMSVLAPGLAAPAPAPFGALSVRAFIIYGSGAFILVIGAGAAVMVSSLRPVDQSPPGHARSGDVTDFLRTVFINPANTIVAFGPAAVVVGTLLLSLGYTPTNVVLLSYVAFALPVGLVSVRRSRRDDAKDREIKDFVHAVSSHVSLGRPFSTAVERVARDVDLGALQPNVNDLAFSANLTSREGDLRRDALTRFVDEVGTPLADQTIGLVTGTLDVGGDTETVFDTLQVEIGRLYHQKKSLRSNMLVYVVVGWTTALLVVGIMVAVNTYVLDSFAQLSTVSSSNAGFALDPNAVQPTRDRYRFYVVTQATMLACGWFAGYASRGFYEALLHSAALVAIAYFVFAGAGMV comes from the coding sequence ATGGGAAACTCCATTGGCTCTGGCTCTTCCCTCGGCATCCTCGACCGCGCGCTGTACGCGCTGTTCTCGCGCCACGCCGATCACAGGCGACACGACCGGGACCGAAAGCGGTACCGCGCGACGGACGTGAACGCCAGTTTCGACGTGTTTCTCTCACGGACCTACGGTCTCTCGTGGGTCGTCTTTCTGGCGCTGTTCGCGTGGACGGGGGTATTGATACTCGCAATCCCTCCGTCCGTCCTCGCACATCTCGTGTCGTTCTTTCACGGCGGCGTACCGGTGTTGGAGAAACTCACTATTCCGTCCGTGTCCCGCGTGGACGCCGCAGCGATACTCGCCGTCGTCTGTGCGACGGTCGGAAAACGGACGACGGTGTGGTTCGGCGGATTGTATCTCGGCTGGGCGGCGAGTGCACGTCGGTCGAACATCGAACGGACGCTCCCCGGCGCGGTACGCTATCTCCGCGCACTTTCGTCGGGGAGCGACGATCTGATCGCGATGCTTCGGAAGGTCGCCGACCGGGAGGAGTCCTACGGCGAAACCGCGGTCGCGTTCCGAAAGGTGTTGAACAAGGCCGCCCTGACCGGGAGCGTCGATGACGGCTTGCGAATCGTCGCCCGCGACACGCCATCGCGGGACGTGCTCGCGCCGTTTCTGCTCAAATTCCGCGAACACGCCGAACAGGGTCCCGACACGCTGGAGCAGTATCTCCAGATGGAGGGGCGGATGTTGAGCCACAGTCAGTCCCGCTCTCACGAACAGGCACAGGATTTCCTCGAACTGCTGGCGGAGATGTTCATCGTCCTGCTCGTCATTCCGGCGTTGCTCGTCATCGTGTTGACCGTGATGAGCGTCCTCGCGCCGGGGTTGGCGGCACCCGCACCGGCACCGTTCGGTGCGCTCTCGGTTCGTGCGTTCATCATCTACGGGAGCGGGGCGTTCATCCTCGTTATCGGTGCCGGTGCTGCGGTGATGGTGTCGTCGCTCCGCCCCGTGGACCAATCCCCGCCAGGTCACGCACGGTCGGGGGACGTCACCGATTTCTTGCGGACGGTGTTCATCAATCCCGCAAATACCATCGTCGCGTTCGGTCCGGCGGCGGTCGTCGTCGGAACGCTTCTCCTCTCCCTCGGCTACACGCCGACCAACGTCGTCCTGCTCTCGTACGTCGCGTTCGCCCTTCCGGTCGGGTTGGTGTCGGTACGGCGCTCGCGCCGTGACGACGCGAAAGATCGGGAAATAAAGGATTTCGTCCACGCCGTGTCGAGCCACGTCAGTCTCGGGCGACCGTTCTCGACCGCCGTCGAGCGCGTCGCCCGCGACGTGGATCTCGGCGCGCTTCAACCGAACGTCAATGACCTCGCGTTCAGTGCGAACCTCACCAGCCGCGAAGGTGACCTCCGACGCGATGCCCTCACCCGATTCGTCGACGAAGTTGGAACGCCGCTCGCCGACCAAACCATCGGTCTCGTCACCGGAACCCTGGATGTCGGCGGGGATACCGAAACCGTCTTCGACACGCTACAGGTCGAAATCGGGCGGCTGTACCACCAGAAGAAGTCGCTGCGTTCGAACATGCTCGTGTACGTCGTGGTCGGGTGGACGACGGCACTGCTCGTCGTCGGTATCATGGTCGCCGTGAACACGTACGTCCTCGACAGTTTCGCACAGCTATCGACGGTCTCCTCGTCGAACGCCGGATTCGCGCTCGACCCGAACGCGGTGCAACCGACCCGCGACCGATATCGGTTTTACGTCGTCACCCAAGCGACCATGCTCGCGTGTGGCTGGTTCGCGGGCTACGCGAGCCGCGGGTTCTACGAAGCACTGCTTCACTCGGCCGCACTCGTCGCGATCGCGTACTTCGTCTTCGCAGGGGCGGGAATGGTATGA
- a CDS encoding type II/IV secretion system ATPase subunit, translated as MSGMNISPRSDTPATSDTGTVPPPIPPDDPNAWYAPDVRDQRELHPGVVATVRETENGFRYDVRTPTLSAADEEAITRIREYFATANLRRPLTREGAVECVEHGFEPKYRRAIDRLTDLSPDSRRRVEYHALAELLCLGRLTPLALDEQIEVADAAGDHLVVHTENYAPADTDLPADADYLARFASERIETHTVDFEGFRIPVVVYQEHLLGTDSFATKYAVLEPNLLPDDDRLITECKDRIWETHVGDIVDDRAAFVRERAKQFLSRRLTARNTRAWFDAAKYRVRTALAEYDLAVPPVDHRFSDDRLSDLVYYVLRDYVGHGKLTIPIRDGLLEDIEANEVGERIKVIPRGHAIGHGERIPTNLSFEDESAFVNVVTQMAASDGVELNASNPSAKVNLSPDGVADEETIRCAVALPVISEGGPHISIRKQAPDTMTPVDLLNTESISTEIVTLLWQLYEHHGVALFSGQTGVGKTTLMNAHMPFIPYRDRPISIDEGSREVRLPHETGVSLTTRDHENDYKRVTMADLMTECNYLNPDVEVIAEINTPASFQTFAESLNTGHGLLGTTHAENIEKLVNRVVEQGLSSYLLREIDLVVFPRNVNGERYVGEVIELVNKDELAELDGRCGTIRKDGTTIHWNTVAWRDHEGTFHTKYDHPRLGDDDHEIGFQFFDRLAHRTDRSVEEVETEFHRKHHYVQYLEREGMTDFDELFSFLADLQNNEAATVERVSREVSG; from the coding sequence ATGTCTGGGATGAATATTTCACCGCGTTCTGACACACCTGCCACGTCTGATACCGGGACGGTTCCCCCACCGATTCCACCGGACGACCCGAACGCCTGGTACGCACCGGACGTGCGCGACCAACGCGAACTCCATCCCGGCGTCGTCGCGACGGTTCGAGAAACCGAGAATGGCTTTCGATACGACGTTCGAACGCCCACGCTCAGTGCCGCCGACGAGGAAGCGATCACCCGAATTCGGGAGTATTTCGCCACCGCGAACCTCCGCCGACCGCTCACGCGCGAAGGTGCCGTGGAGTGTGTGGAACACGGGTTCGAACCGAAGTACCGGCGCGCCATCGACCGTCTGACCGACCTCTCGCCCGATTCCCGGCGGCGCGTGGAGTATCACGCGCTCGCCGAGCTGCTCTGTCTCGGGCGACTCACCCCTCTCGCGCTGGACGAACAGATCGAGGTCGCCGACGCCGCGGGCGACCATCTCGTCGTTCACACCGAGAACTACGCACCCGCGGATACCGACCTTCCGGCAGACGCCGACTACCTCGCGCGCTTCGCCAGCGAGCGTATCGAGACGCACACCGTCGATTTCGAGGGATTTCGTATCCCGGTCGTCGTCTATCAGGAACACCTGCTCGGAACGGACTCCTTTGCGACGAAGTACGCAGTCCTCGAACCCAACCTCCTGCCGGACGACGACAGACTCATCACGGAGTGTAAGGACCGAATCTGGGAGACCCACGTCGGCGACATCGTGGACGACCGAGCGGCGTTCGTCCGCGAACGCGCGAAACAGTTCCTCTCGCGGCGACTCACCGCCCGAAACACCCGCGCGTGGTTCGACGCGGCGAAGTATCGCGTCCGGACGGCGCTCGCGGAGTACGACCTCGCCGTTCCGCCCGTGGACCATCGCTTTTCGGACGACCGTCTCTCGGACCTCGTGTACTACGTCCTTCGGGATTACGTCGGACACGGCAAACTCACGATTCCCATCCGTGACGGGTTGCTCGAAGACATCGAGGCGAACGAGGTCGGGGAACGGATCAAAGTGATTCCCCGCGGTCACGCCATCGGCCACGGCGAGCGCATCCCGACGAACCTCTCGTTCGAGGACGAGTCGGCGTTCGTCAACGTCGTCACCCAGATGGCCGCTTCCGATGGTGTCGAACTCAACGCCAGCAACCCCAGTGCGAAGGTCAACCTGTCCCCCGACGGTGTGGCCGACGAGGAGACGATCCGTTGTGCCGTCGCCCTGCCGGTCATCAGCGAGGGCGGGCCGCACATCTCGATCCGAAAACAGGCACCCGATACGATGACGCCGGTCGACCTGCTGAACACCGAAAGCATCTCCACCGAAATCGTCACCTTGCTCTGGCAACTGTACGAGCACCACGGCGTCGCGCTGTTTTCGGGCCAAACCGGCGTCGGCAAGACGACGCTGATGAACGCGCACATGCCGTTCATCCCGTACCGCGACCGTCCCATCAGTATCGACGAGGGGTCACGGGAGGTTCGTCTGCCACACGAAACCGGCGTCTCGCTCACCACCCGCGACCACGAAAACGACTACAAGCGGGTGACGATGGCCGACCTGATGACCGAGTGCAACTACCTGAACCCGGACGTCGAGGTCATCGCCGAAATCAACACCCCCGCTTCCTTCCAGACGTTCGCCGAATCGCTCAACACGGGACACGGACTCCTGGGCACCACGCACGCGGAAAACATCGAGAAGCTCGTCAACCGCGTGGTCGAACAGGGGCTCTCGTCGTATCTGCTCCGGGAGATAGACCTCGTCGTCTTCCCGCGAAACGTCAACGGCGAGCGCTACGTCGGCGAGGTCATCGAACTCGTGAACAAAGACGAACTGGCCGAGTTGGACGGTCGCTGTGGAACGATTCGAAAGGACGGCACGACGATTCACTGGAACACGGTCGCGTGGCGCGACCACGAAGGGACGTTCCACACGAAGTACGACCATCCGCGACTCGGCGACGACGACCACGAAATCGGCTTTCAGTTCTTCGACCGACTCGCCCACCGCACCGACAGAAGCGTGGAGGAGGTCGAGACGGAGTTCCACCGCAAACACCACTACGTGCAGTATCTGGAGCGCGAGGGGATGACCGACTTCGACGAGTTGTTCTCGTTCCTCGCCGACCTCCAGAACAACGAGGCGGCGACGGTGGAGCGGGTTTCGAGGGAGGTGAGCGGATGA
- a CDS encoding fumarylacetoacetate hydrolase family protein, translating into MRLARIRTADGVLTGEYEDGTVDAGTESYVVGDDAELLAPCEPSALYCVGRNYAATNEQMDYDRPERPDWFIKPPVSVRPHGAELPYPDWTSELTYAGELAAVIDDRCTDLDVDDVDDAVRGYTILNDLDALDQDGRTARKAFDGSGPLGPWIETELDPTDVEMTTHVGGELRQEANTSEMLFSAREVVAFLSKRYTFQPGDVVSFGSPANPGLVRPGEAVEIRYDGIGTLENRIIDAD; encoded by the coding sequence ATGCGTTTGGCACGGATTCGTACCGCGGACGGGGTGTTGACCGGCGAATACGAGGACGGGACGGTGGACGCTGGCACAGAGTCGTACGTCGTCGGTGACGACGCCGAACTGCTCGCTCCCTGCGAACCGTCGGCACTGTACTGCGTCGGGCGGAACTACGCGGCGACGAACGAACAGATGGACTACGACCGGCCCGAACGTCCCGACTGGTTCATCAAGCCGCCCGTCTCGGTTCGTCCACACGGAGCGGAATTACCGTACCCCGACTGGACGAGCGAACTGACCTACGCCGGGGAACTCGCGGCCGTTATCGACGACCGATGCACGGACCTCGATGTCGACGACGTGGACGACGCGGTTCGCGGATACACGATACTCAACGACCTCGACGCACTCGATCAGGACGGCCGAACCGCCCGGAAAGCGTTCGACGGGTCCGGGCCGTTGGGTCCGTGGATCGAGACGGAGTTGGACCCGACGGACGTCGAGATGACGACGCACGTCGGCGGCGAACTTCGGCAGGAGGCGAACACCTCGGAGATGCTGTTTTCCGCGCGCGAAGTCGTCGCGTTCCTCTCGAAACGGTACACGTTCCAACCGGGCGACGTCGTCTCCTTCGGCAGTCCCGCCAACCCCGGTCTCGTTCGTCCCGGCGAGGCGGTCGAAATCCGATACGACGGTATCGGAACGCTCGAAAACAGGATCATCGACGCGGATTGA
- a CDS encoding long-chain-fatty-acid--CoA ligase, whose amino-acid sequence MHPTVGDTLSLTAEKYPERTALVYPRKDQTWSYREFDENVNRLANALSERGVGKGDRVSTLLFNTSEMVLTMYAASKLGAAFNPLNFRLPAGEVTYILNDAESSVLVYEDAVADVVAAARDDLETVEEFVHVDDSSADTYFYDLLADQSTVAPSVDVSQDDDYIVMYTSGTTGRPKGVVHAHRDMIEHSMSVLVDQQLTRDDVGLSAAPLYHSAELHVFLIPRIHVGAATVIQHSFDPELALSMLAEHDVTVLFGAPTMWLAMLQADPESYDLSALRLGGYGGASMAPATVRDIHERIGCDLLQYYGMTELGPAVTVLYPDEQLEKAGSAGIPILNHDVRIARLDEDGNALAPDEEASPGTVGEIIVQGPALMRGYWKSPEKTDAAIRDGWYYSGDLGYADEDGYVWVKDRADNMIISGGENIYPREVEDTLLEHADVFEAAVVGVPDDEWGEKVVAYVAAESGTTAETLDSFLLRSDDLADFKRPREYAFVDELPKTPSGKIQKFELREEDV is encoded by the coding sequence ATGCACCCGACCGTGGGAGATACTCTCTCCCTCACTGCCGAGAAGTACCCGGAACGCACCGCACTGGTGTACCCGCGAAAGGACCAGACCTGGAGCTATCGGGAGTTCGACGAGAACGTGAACCGACTCGCCAACGCGCTCTCCGAGCGTGGTGTCGGAAAAGGTGACCGCGTCTCGACGCTCCTGTTCAACACCAGCGAGATGGTGCTCACGATGTACGCCGCCTCGAAACTCGGCGCGGCGTTCAATCCCTTGAACTTCCGCCTGCCTGCCGGAGAAGTGACGTACATCCTGAACGACGCCGAGAGTTCGGTACTCGTGTACGAAGACGCGGTGGCGGACGTGGTAGCGGCGGCCAGGGACGACCTCGAAACGGTCGAGGAGTTCGTCCACGTGGACGATTCGAGTGCGGACACGTATTTCTACGACCTGCTAGCGGACCAATCGACGGTCGCGCCGAGCGTGGACGTGTCACAGGACGACGACTACATCGTCATGTACACCAGCGGGACCACCGGGCGGCCGAAAGGCGTGGTTCACGCCCACCGGGACATGATCGAACACAGCATGTCCGTGCTCGTGGACCAGCAACTGACCCGGGACGACGTCGGCCTCTCGGCGGCACCGCTCTATCACTCGGCGGAACTCCACGTCTTCCTCATCCCACGGATTCACGTGGGAGCGGCGACCGTCATCCAGCACTCCTTCGATCCGGAGTTGGCGCTCTCGATGCTCGCGGAACACGACGTGACGGTTCTGTTCGGTGCGCCGACGATGTGGCTCGCGATGCTCCAGGCGGACCCGGAATCCTACGACCTCTCCGCGCTCCGACTGGGCGGGTACGGTGGTGCGAGCATGGCACCGGCGACCGTCCGCGACATCCACGAACGAATCGGCTGTGACCTCCTCCAGTACTACGGAATGACCGAACTCGGTCCGGCGGTCACGGTGCTCTATCCGGACGAGCAACTGGAGAAGGCGGGAAGCGCCGGAATTCCGATCCTCAATCACGACGTCCGCATCGCCAGACTCGACGAAGACGGGAACGCGCTCGCGCCGGACGAGGAAGCATCGCCCGGAACCGTCGGCGAAATCATCGTGCAGGGTCCGGCGTTGATGCGGGGATATTGGAAGAGTCCCGAGAAAACCGACGCGGCGATCCGTGACGGATGGTACTACTCCGGCGACCTCGGCTACGCCGACGAGGACGGCTACGTCTGGGTCAAAGACCGTGCGGACAACATGATCATCAGCGGTGGGGAGAACATCTATCCGCGAGAGGTCGAAGACACGCTCCTCGAACACGCCGACGTGTTCGAGGCGGCGGTCGTCGGCGTCCCCGACGACGAGTGGGGCGAGAAAGTGGTCGCGTACGTCGCCGCCGAATCGGGGACGACCGCGGAAACGCTCGATTCGTTCCTCCTCCGGAGCGACGACCTCGCGGATTTCAAGCGCCCGCGGGAGTACGCCTTCGTCGACGAACTCCCGAAGACGCCCAGCGGGAAGATTCAGAAGTTCGAACTCCGCGAGGAGGACGTGTAA
- the pstC gene encoding phosphate ABC transporter permease subunit PstC, which yields MSVTHILSNRTDSFGLGRLALDERIAAGVGLCSVVAFAIVFLIEPSLAVFPVISFLLVTLYGWVRNQAVTARALTFLATVSTIVVLGLITLFLVFKSTTAFRIMGLDIVTKTDGTLWSSSDRVFALAPMIWGTFVTTLIATCIAGPLGIAGAIFIAEMAPGWVRDIVKPGVEMLAGIPSIVYGFIGFNIVNSAMMDYLGLTTLGSLFAVGLVIGIMALPTVVSVAEDAITAVPNAMPDGALALGVTDWQTIKSVILPASVSGISAAVILGVGRAIGETMPRRSCSGTTRCSRNRCTTSSATPRR from the coding sequence ATGTCAGTAACACACATCCTCTCTAATCGTACCGACTCGTTCGGGTTGGGACGGTTGGCGCTCGACGAACGGATCGCCGCCGGGGTCGGCCTCTGTTCGGTCGTTGCGTTCGCTATCGTTTTCCTGATAGAGCCTTCCCTCGCCGTCTTTCCCGTCATCAGCTTCCTGCTGGTGACGCTGTACGGCTGGGTTCGAAATCAGGCCGTAACGGCGCGTGCGCTCACCTTCCTCGCCACCGTCTCGACCATCGTCGTCCTCGGACTCATCACCCTGTTCTTGGTGTTCAAATCCACGACGGCGTTTCGAATCATGGGCCTCGACATCGTGACCAAGACGGACGGCACCCTCTGGTCGTCCTCCGACCGCGTCTTCGCACTCGCCCCGATGATCTGGGGGACGTTCGTCACGACCCTCATCGCGACGTGTATCGCCGGACCGCTCGGCATCGCGGGCGCGATCTTCATCGCGGAGATGGCTCCCGGATGGGTCCGGGACATCGTCAAGCCCGGCGTCGAGATGCTCGCCGGAATCCCGTCCATCGTCTACGGGTTCATCGGGTTCAACATCGTCAATTCGGCGATGATGGACTACCTCGGACTCACCACCTTGGGAAGCCTGTTCGCCGTCGGCCTCGTCATCGGCATAATGGCGCTCCCGACGGTGGTTTCGGTCGCCGAGGACGCGATCACCGCAGTCCCCAATGCGATGCCCGACGGCGCGCTCGCGCTCGGCGTCACGGATTGGCAGACCATCAAGAGCGTCATCCTCCCCGCCAGCGTATCGGGGATTTCGGCCGCCGTCATCCTCGGCGTCGGCCGCGCCATCGGCGAGACGATGCCGCGACGGTCATGCTCGGGCACAACGCGATGTTCCCGAAACCGCTGTACAACGTCTTCGGCAACACCGAGACGCTGA